TTGTGTGGTCTCTGCATAaacatataatttttttttctttttgcagaattTCAAGCCTGGAcggaaaacactgaaaggaaGGAGCAAGCGCACTTCATCGCAAAGAGAGGGGTGACCCGTTTGTCCTCTGGAGCGACAAAGAGGTACCTAGAGTGCCACCGTACCAGAGTAGCTGTGCAGTCTGGACAAGGTAAACGGCAGCCAAAGGCAGTGGGCAGTGTGAAATGCAACAAACATTGTTTTGCTGGTATGGTTGTCACTCAGGATGGTGAAAAGGTAACCGTTGAGTACCAGGCCGAGCACTATGGCCATGAGAAGAGTGTGACACACCTGCGCTTGTCCGCCACTGAAGTGGCTGCCATAGCACAAAAGCTCGGTATAGGAGTCCCCATTAGAAGGATTCTTGCAGATACACACTCATTTGCTGGAGTTGCATTGGACAGGCTCCATACTTTGACTGCGAAAGATATATATAACATAAAGTACAAGTACCAAATTGGAAATTAGGAGCAAAGAGATCCCGATGACTTTGTCAGTATGCAGATGTGGATCCATGATCTAAAggattcaatgcacgataacctgacatcaataattacggagtgcgcagtagaagtaggcggtaggacagttcgaaaagataccgggaagctatctcaggtgacgaaagatctgattaagaagcgccaaaacatgaaggcatctaacactaccgatagaatagaactaacggagctatcaaagttaataaataagcgcaaggtagccgacataaggaagtttaatatggagagaatcgagcatgctataaagaacggaggtagcctaaaaacagtgaagaggaaactaggcataggtaaaaaccagatgtatgcattaagagacaagcagggcaatgtcattagcaatatgaataagacagttaacgtagccgaagagttctacacagacctgtacagtagccaatgtaatcagagcgctaatgagaaagacagcagtgcacagcaatgcgtcatcccgccagtaacgaaagatgaagtaaagaaagccttagaagcaatgaaaaggggaaaagcagctggggaggatcaggtaacagcagatctgttgaaggatggaggggacatcgtgctagaaaaactagccaccctgtatacgcaatgccttatgacctcaactgtaccagaagcttggaagaatgcaaacattatcttaattcataagaagggagacgccaaggacttgaaaaattacaggccgatcagcttactatccgttgcctacaaagtatttactaaggtaatcgctaatagagtcagggcaacgttagactttaatcaaccaaatgatcaggcaggctttcgtaaaggatatcccacaatagatcatattcacactatcaatcaggtgatagagaaatgcgcagaatataaccaacctctatatatagctttcattgattacgagaaagcattcgactcagtggaaacctcagcagtcatagaggcattgcgtaatcagggggtagaagagccttatgtcaaaatactggaagatatatatagcaactgcacagctactatagtcctccataaagtcagcaataaaattccaataaggaagggcgtcaggcaaggagacacgatctcgccaatgctgttcaccgcatgtttgcaggaggtatttcgaagcctgaattgggaacagttgggaataagaataaattgagaatacctaaataatctgcgatttgctgatgacattgccttgctgagtcactcaggaggtgaactgcaaatcatgatcaacgagttagacaggcagagcagatcgatgggtctaaaaattaacatgcagaaaaccaaggtaatgttcaacagcctagcaagggaacaacagttcacaattggcagcgagagcctagaaattgtgccggaatacgtctacttagggcaggtagtgacagctgatccagatcatgagagggagataactagaaggataagaatgggctggagcgcatatggcaaattctcgcagatcatgagtggcagtttaccaatttccctcaagaggaaagtgtacaacagcataatcttaccggtactcacctacggggcagaaacgaggaggctaacgaaaagagttcagcttaggttaaggacaacgcagcgagacatggaaagaaaaatgataggtgtaacgttaagagatcggaagcgggcagagtgggtgagggaacaaacacgggttaatgacatcctagtcgaaatcaagagaaagaaatgggcttgggcagggcatgtaatgcgaaggcaagataaccgctggtccttaagggtaacagagtgggttccaagagaaagtaagcgtagcagggggcggcagaaggttaggtgggcggatgagattaagaagtttgcaggcaaagggtggatgcagctggcaaaggatagggttaattggagagacatgggagaggcctttgccctgcagtgggtgtagtaaggctgatgatgatgatgatgatgatctaaaGGAAAGCACAGATTCGGCTCTGTTGTATGCTGATAACGAGTTGCTCTCACGAAAAGACGTCAAGGAGTTTAACATGGCCCTTGTGACTTGCACTCAAGGAGAAATGCTTCTGCACTATGGCACCAAGGCTGTATGTGCTGACACGACGCATGGTACGAATTCTTATGGGCTTCTGCTCATGACAGTGCTCGTAATTGCGGCTGACTGGTCAGGCATACCTTGTGCTTATCTCCTCTCTCAAAGCACATCGGAGGAAACTATGGTTCGGTTTTTTCAAGCAATAAAAgataggatggaaagttggggtagttgggttacgtacattttaaaggaaaaaatacagcgcgaacatagacgacgtacgaagaagaggtgcacaacacaagcgctgtctcgcaactattttttcctttaaaataaaGATAGTATTGGTCAGGCACTTTGCTGCGAGGACTTCATATCTGACGGTGCAGCAGCATATTGCAATGCTTGGCAAAAGGTAATGGGGATCCCTCAGATACGCTTGCTCTGCACCTGGCACTTAAAACGCAGTTGGACCTCCAAACTTAGCAAAGTTAGTGGCGATGAAAATAAAAAACTGGTCAGACACTCTGCACACTTTGATGGCTTGCCCAAGCGTACCAGAATTTCAGGCTCTTCTTCAAAAATTTCTGGCGGCTAAGTCTGTGGGGGAGTGCAAAGACTTTGTGGAGTATTTCGAAAAGTCTTATGCGAAGCGTCCTGAGCAGTGGGCGCATTGCTATAGGCAAGATACTGTCCTCACGACAAACAATCACATAGAGTCTATGCACAATGAGCTAAAGGCTGTTTATTTGCGAAGAAAGCAGTGCCAGCGCCTGGAAAAATTGCTGCATACTTCACTGAAATTTACGAATGATCGGCTCATCAAGCAGCGCATTTCACATGTGAGGCCCATGGCAAGCCAGCGGACAGCAGACTGCTATAAGAAGCACTGCGCAGGTCTCGAACTCGCTCAATCTGGCGTGAGTGAATCACCTGATGAATGGTGGCTGGTGCAGTCGCAATCTTTGCAAGAGTAAGCACACTGTAGTAAAGGGCAACATACCATGCCAAGGGTGCAGCTACCGTTGCAAACAATGCAACATATGTATCCACACCTTGCAATGTGTATGCTTGGATTACAAGCAGCACTTGAATTTGTGTAAGCATATGCATGCAGTTGCTCAATGGGAGCGTGAAAAAAACAATTCAAGCGCTCGGGGATCGACTGAAAAAGGCGCAGCTCTTCCTTCGACTTCAACAGAAAATGATTCATTCGCTCTAGATGAGCCCCAGGCACTTCTCGACAGCATCCAGGCTGATGCAATCCCTGAGCCGCAAAGTCGTGGTATTGAAAACATCCGTACTTTGCTTGGAGCTGCTTTACAAGACTTGGCGAACAAGGAATCAGGCGATGCAGCACAAGAAGAGTTCGTGATAAAGAAAGTCCATGAGATAAGACAGGCGCTAAGGCAATTTCCGGATAAGCAGCCATCTGCAGCAAAGCGCACTGCTACAAACAAATATCTGGAAAAGCAGCCAGATTATTGGCTCAAAAGGCATCGCACCTCTGCGAGCACACGGTTTCTAGCATTTTATCTTCATATGTACTTTTTATTTTATGTCTATGTGTACACCGTTTCATCAGgagaaatccctgcaaatgtattgaagttttgactgctccgaactaaagatgggagtcgaggccttgtcaggctccatgccttttgcctcgtcttccactttcaactgaaaggaaataaaatggtctgaatctgaaataaaaagcctcagccttctcaggaatgggaaagtggctgaggtgcatcatgtATTAAAGCAAACCAGTGGTTCAAGATTTAGTTTTTCAAGCACCGCTGCTTCTTTTAAAACGCTAAAAACAgaatgtatgttaacaatggcattatcatctaagagcagtgctggatgaaaaggaatgcattcattataaaattgagttaaatactttttttttcagtgtttctaGTTGCACACATGAAGATAAAATGCGATTCAccgtaagatcatctccgcattcgcaaataggtttgccttgttttgttagcaggaagttatgcgtaaggtgcgtgtgacctatccggagacggcataaaatcacttccttaaaacgttcctggtgcacacgatttaaattcacctaaaactggcttcaccaagtgtagtttaatattcacttcgccgttcaattccgactgccatttttctcttaattcacGCTGTGCCAAGTTTATGCAAtgcttaaaaggtatatttactttttatttccttcccacgAGGTTTAGCAGTGCAGTAACTGCCCTCTTgttgcctcttattccgacatgactgggaacccagcagaactttgttttgtcctcgagctgcggctgttactatcttgtgcatgatgtcaccaagaatcggagtgactgcatttctagagtgaaaaGCTGTAACTATACTGAggaagtctgtgtaaataatactgttggtaaggttctcgctttctatggccacacagactgcgtaacattctgcagtgaagatggatgagcactgtggaagtcgtactgttttctccgacttccctcggaccactgcgcttcctacgtaaacgtccgtttttgaaccatctgtataaaactactgtacttttcttccagtgcaaagaattcttgtactatatgttgttgtggagtttgtttcttatgaaactgtgtaagagtgagatcacagattgcaggaaaattgtaccatgcaggcagtggatctcgtctccaaACAATGttaggtaatgtatctagtacgccgaggttttggaaCATCTCTTCAATACACAGAatgagtggcctgatagcgagcggtttgttgtgaaacagtgttctagatgggcactttgcgactattgggtaacataggtgtttgggcagtgaacggatgtttaaaatgtatgagcatgtgagcatggtgcttctatctgtaagcgatggtttgTTGATTTCTACACGAAGACTAGTTATtaattaataggcaacgcggcctacaatacgaggacaacagacagttggaaagtgccaaaatgccgtacgaactatgggtttcagagtcttaggaataacctgcctcgattactaaatgaacatattaaagcgggaacagatattttaggactaaatttccggaacctgaaggcgttgttttattaatttgcatgtccctaatacacaccacacatttcataaacaaaacaccttgtacagatatttagccactgtttcattatgactgcatgtctttatttcccgaccgttccatgagcttgtcgccatacctttcataaaaatgccaagttataattttgtttgtctctgtatatttctgtatatttttttctgtacatttgtttctggattgtgttgcttcgttgccgtcaatgccaggggggacgaagatttttttttcaagccgtaaaggaacggcttttcttcttggcccctttcacaatgtgtacgtcatgttgtgaagaacaaataaaaatgaatgaatgaaatgaaatgaaatgtttgacgttctgtaagcaccagagtaAAGACACCAACCTAAATTAcgtattggatctagtcgtttcaggtatgaaggcctcgctgacccataaactatacatccgtagtctaaggtcagacgtcctgtcagcaccccaacgtttacctgacagtactttgagtatatttagggatccggaggctttctttttcagtgcgtttatatgaggcaggaaattgagtttttgtcaaaagttgtatccagaaatttgtgctcttttttgACAGGTATCcgtgttccgttcaggtgtataaatgggtaAGCTTGTATGCTTCATTAAggcgagaaaaggatggctactgttttctgtgtggagaactggaaaccggaatgatctgcccatgtcactagtttattcattgtcaactgtatttgtctctcgcatgttgctacgtttgaggatgtgcaagctatttgaagatcatcaacgtacactgaatacaggatggactttgggattattttacttatggcaTTCATTTTTATGCTAAACAATGTGTtgcttaaaatacatccctgaggaaccccattctcttgaacgaagctcctggacagagttgatcccaggcgtacttgaaatgagcggtcggaaaggaagtcagtttaacatcctaccgcggatacctaggttgcCAAGGTCGCGGATTATACCAAacttccagg
This region of Amblyomma americanum isolate KBUSLIRL-KWMA chromosome 5, ASM5285725v1, whole genome shotgun sequence genomic DNA includes:
- the LOC144133775 gene encoding uncharacterized protein LOC144133775; this translates as MEGPNSPPAESPARDKYLCPVCKAEFAFQKSQSRHVRNKHPEAARSSARAKTFACDLCCNAFLHRSELLQHHEQEHGFMARRSTVQFSSIAEFQAWTENTERKEQAHFIAKRGVTRLSSGATKRYLECHRTRVAVQSGQGKRQPKAVGSVKCNKHCFAGMVVTQDGEKVTVEYQAEHYGHEKSVTHLRLSATEVAAIAQKLGIGVPIRRILADTHSFAGVALDRLHTLTAKDIYNIKYKYQIGN